Proteins encoded together in one Corallococcus soli window:
- a CDS encoding NADP-dependent oxidoreductase gives MAQPLKGREVHLKSRPKGEPTQENFELVEAAVPEPTDGQVLVRNHFMSVDPYMRGRMNDAKSYVPPFKLGEVLDGGSVGQVVRSRSPDLKEGDFVVGGTGGWREYAVAPAKHYQKVDPSVGPLPAYLGVLGMPGMTAYVGLLDIGQPVPGETVFVSGAAGAVGGVVGELARIKGCRVVGSVGSDAKVKHLREKLKFDDAINYKSGPVAESLAKACPDGIDVFFDNVGGEHLEAALGLMKNHGRIVLCGAISQYNATAPTPGPRNLALAVGKRLKLQGFIVSDHGNRRADFLRDMGGWLREGKVSDVSTVVDGLDKAPDAFIGMLRGDNTGKMLVRLVKDA, from the coding sequence ATGGCGCAGCCCCTCAAGGGACGTGAAGTCCACCTGAAGTCCCGCCCGAAGGGAGAGCCCACGCAGGAGAACTTCGAGCTCGTGGAGGCCGCCGTCCCCGAGCCCACCGACGGCCAGGTGCTGGTGCGCAACCACTTCATGTCGGTGGACCCGTACATGCGCGGCCGCATGAACGACGCGAAGTCCTACGTGCCCCCCTTCAAGCTGGGCGAGGTGCTGGACGGCGGCAGCGTGGGACAGGTCGTCCGCTCGCGCTCCCCCGACCTGAAGGAGGGCGACTTCGTCGTCGGCGGCACGGGCGGCTGGCGCGAGTACGCCGTGGCCCCCGCGAAGCACTACCAGAAGGTGGACCCGTCCGTGGGCCCGCTGCCCGCGTACCTGGGCGTGCTCGGGATGCCGGGCATGACGGCCTACGTGGGCCTGCTCGACATCGGCCAGCCGGTCCCCGGTGAGACGGTCTTCGTGTCCGGGGCGGCCGGCGCGGTGGGCGGCGTCGTGGGGGAGCTGGCCCGCATCAAGGGCTGCCGCGTGGTGGGCAGCGTCGGCTCGGACGCGAAGGTGAAGCACCTGCGCGAGAAGCTGAAGTTCGACGACGCCATCAACTACAAGTCCGGCCCGGTGGCCGAGTCCCTCGCGAAGGCGTGCCCGGACGGCATCGACGTCTTCTTCGACAACGTGGGCGGCGAACACCTGGAGGCCGCGCTGGGCCTGATGAAGAACCACGGCCGCATCGTCCTGTGCGGCGCCATCTCCCAGTACAACGCCACCGCCCCCACGCCCGGTCCGCGCAACCTGGCGCTCGCCGTGGGCAAGCGCCTCAAGCTCCAGGGCTTCATCGTCTCCGACCACGGCAACCGCCGCGCGGACTTCCTGCGCGACATGGGCGGCTGGCTGCGCGAGGGCAAGGTGTCCGACGTGTCCACCGTCGTGGACGGCCTGGACAAGGCGCCCGACGCCTTCATCGGCATGCTGCGCGGGGACAACACCGGGAAGATGCTCGTGCGCCTGGTCAAGGACGCTTGA
- a CDS encoding alpha/beta fold hydrolase has protein sequence MLARTWRGVTKAEDADAYLTYLHQTGLTHYRRTPGNLAAYCLRKVEDGRAEFLLVTLWESMDAVKRFAGDTPERAIFFPEDDRYLIDRDEHVTHYEVPFAEGQAFVGHRVRFDDFRVAGPTGDLRLVDTGGGGKTLPVLFVHGLAGNASHWQAQLEHLAAAGRRGIALELRGHGGSTFPEPEDYTLESLAGDISGVVRALGLRRFVLVGHSISAGVALAYAGENPRQVAGLFLVDPMTDARRIPDPQREAFLASCDAPDVAQALRQDWAESAGPRADVREQLLADLEATPLPAVVATRRAWADFDLTAALGRYPGPKFSLVAPDNDTPRSLHRLAEGIPHQVVEGAGHWIQLDHPDAVNAALDAFLTKSAPA, from the coding sequence ATGCTCGCACGCACCTGGCGCGGGGTGACGAAGGCGGAAGACGCCGACGCCTACCTCACCTATCTCCATCAGACGGGCCTCACGCACTACCGGCGCACGCCGGGCAACCTGGCCGCGTACTGCCTGCGCAAGGTGGAGGACGGCCGCGCGGAGTTCCTGCTCGTCACCCTCTGGGAGTCCATGGACGCGGTGAAGCGCTTCGCGGGCGACACGCCCGAGCGCGCCATCTTCTTCCCGGAGGATGACCGCTACCTCATCGACCGCGACGAGCACGTCACCCACTACGAGGTCCCCTTCGCGGAAGGCCAGGCCTTCGTGGGCCACCGCGTCCGCTTCGACGACTTCCGCGTCGCGGGGCCCACGGGGGACCTGCGGCTGGTGGACACCGGCGGCGGCGGGAAGACGCTGCCCGTCCTCTTCGTGCACGGGCTCGCGGGCAACGCCTCCCACTGGCAGGCGCAGCTGGAGCACCTGGCCGCCGCGGGACGGCGGGGCATCGCGCTGGAGCTGCGCGGGCACGGCGGCTCCACGTTCCCGGAGCCGGAGGACTACACGCTGGAGTCGCTGGCGGGAGACATCTCCGGCGTCGTGCGCGCGCTGGGCCTGCGCCGCTTCGTGCTCGTGGGACACAGCATCAGCGCCGGGGTGGCCCTGGCGTACGCGGGGGAGAATCCCCGTCAGGTGGCGGGCCTGTTCCTGGTGGATCCGATGACGGACGCCCGGAGGATTCCCGACCCCCAGCGCGAGGCCTTCCTCGCCTCGTGCGACGCGCCGGACGTGGCGCAGGCCCTGCGGCAGGACTGGGCGGAGTCGGCCGGCCCCCGGGCGGACGTGCGCGAGCAGCTCCTCGCGGACCTGGAGGCCACCCCGCTGCCCGCGGTGGTGGCGACCCGGCGCGCCTGGGCGGACTTCGACCTGACGGCCGCGCTCGGGCGCTATCCGGGCCCGAAGTTCTCGCTCGTCGCGCCGGACAACGACACGCCGCGAAGCCTCCACCGGCTGGCCGAGGGCATCCCGCACCAGGTGGTGGAGGGCGCCGGACATTGGATCCAACTGGACCATCCGGACGCGGTCAACGCGGCGCTGGACGCGTTCCTCACGAAGTCAGCACCAGCTTGA
- a CDS encoding DnaJ domain-containing protein: MAEGEVRQYWVRNDRGTTWGPLTAPTIELLIDSGAIQGRIQVSNDGLQFAFPWRFPEVRDVFPRELWGDGAPASLVQSAPIAPPPPPGPVAQPPVAGPVAAPMAGPGAMNAPRAGPPPTAGPGAMRGPAPSVRAGVDAAGRPIATHAAGPGAPPRPGAPAGVPSAAARPAAPPQPAPTQDDGSNTVPPQGQLQQCSPVQLYGRIAAGEHTGLLTLGLVDRTLWIHFRKGNPEFVDSSHAEDGLGVSLLAARLLTADQLQQAEGSRERFGGELLSALFGLGILQPATAFTQLAQRGLGLLGKALRAESGTFTFEARDLPSQKAMPLGNRWAVLSDQVRRIPTADLKRRLAHVLPMPIMKSGGRVAASELRLTPHEVRALAFIDGVRSLGQLLQDVPQDAEHLLRIAFLLKELNGVSFAAVTRTQTAPPPPAATGPTPAAARPAGPVPPQGAAPGGAPAAARPAGAAPPGAVPGAAPPPGAVPGGPPAATRPAGAAPPPGAVPGGPPAAAQPARPGAPVAGPGVPVAGPGAPVAGPGAAPRPPGAPAGAAPMAGPGAAPRPPGAPAGAAPMAGPGAAPRPPGAPTGAAPTAGPGAARPPVAGPGARPAPPVVGAPAQAAPAASANTPGAEELPALRALAVTLKGQNHFQRLGLTEQTDGGAVKVAYFRMAKLYHPDTLPQGAPPELEKLKAEVFAYIGDAYRTLTDDKSRAAYLEDLKSGGGDGVDIQAILQAEELFQKSCILVKARKYPEAVKMLNDAIALNAEEPEFFAWRGYARFLASPDKKAAQPEAFREIQAAIKKNERMAPAHYFLGVIAKLCGDAGGALKHFKRTVELQPDHIDAMREVRMAAQKK; encoded by the coding sequence ATGGCGGAGGGTGAGGTCCGGCAGTACTGGGTCCGCAACGATCGAGGCACCACGTGGGGGCCGCTGACCGCGCCCACCATCGAGCTGCTCATCGACAGTGGCGCCATCCAGGGCAGGATCCAGGTCTCCAACGACGGCCTGCAGTTCGCCTTCCCCTGGCGGTTTCCGGAGGTGCGGGACGTCTTCCCCCGGGAGCTGTGGGGGGACGGCGCGCCCGCGTCGCTGGTGCAGTCCGCGCCCATCGCCCCGCCGCCTCCGCCCGGCCCGGTCGCGCAGCCGCCCGTGGCGGGTCCGGTGGCCGCCCCCATGGCGGGCCCGGGGGCCATGAACGCGCCGCGAGCGGGACCGCCCCCCACGGCCGGTCCCGGCGCGATGCGAGGCCCGGCGCCGTCGGTTCGCGCGGGCGTCGACGCGGCGGGGCGACCCATCGCCACGCACGCCGCCGGCCCCGGCGCGCCGCCCCGTCCGGGAGCGCCGGCCGGAGTGCCCTCCGCGGCGGCCCGTCCCGCCGCGCCTCCGCAGCCCGCGCCCACCCAGGATGACGGCTCCAACACGGTGCCGCCCCAGGGCCAGCTCCAGCAGTGCTCGCCGGTGCAGCTCTACGGCCGCATCGCGGCGGGGGAACACACGGGCCTGCTGACGCTGGGACTCGTGGACCGCACGCTGTGGATCCACTTCCGCAAGGGCAACCCGGAGTTCGTGGACTCGTCGCACGCGGAGGACGGGCTGGGCGTGTCGCTGCTGGCCGCGCGGCTGCTGACGGCCGACCAGCTCCAGCAGGCGGAGGGCTCTCGCGAGCGCTTTGGCGGGGAGCTGCTCTCCGCGCTCTTCGGGCTGGGCATCCTCCAGCCGGCCACGGCCTTCACCCAGCTGGCGCAGCGGGGCCTGGGGTTGCTGGGCAAGGCGCTGCGCGCGGAGTCCGGCACGTTCACGTTCGAGGCGCGCGACCTGCCCTCGCAGAAGGCGATGCCGCTGGGCAACCGCTGGGCCGTGCTCAGCGACCAGGTGCGCCGCATCCCGACGGCGGACCTCAAGCGCCGGCTCGCGCACGTCCTCCCGATGCCCATCATGAAGTCCGGGGGACGGGTGGCGGCCAGCGAGCTGCGCCTGACGCCGCATGAGGTGCGCGCGCTCGCGTTCATCGACGGGGTGCGTTCGCTGGGGCAGCTCCTCCAGGACGTCCCGCAGGACGCGGAGCACCTGCTGCGCATCGCCTTCCTGCTCAAGGAGCTGAACGGGGTGTCGTTCGCGGCGGTCACGCGCACGCAGACGGCCCCCCCGCCACCGGCCGCCACCGGCCCCACGCCCGCCGCCGCGAGGCCCGCCGGCCCCGTTCCGCCGCAGGGTGCTGCCCCCGGTGGAGCGCCCGCCGCCGCCAGGCCGGCCGGGGCCGCGCCGCCGGGTGCGGTGCCCGGTGCCGCGCCGCCGCCGGGTGCGGTGCCCGGTGGCCCCCCCGCCGCCACCAGGCCCGCCGGTGCCGCTCCGCCGCCGGGTGCGGTGCCCGGTGGACCGCCCGCCGCCGCGCAGCCCGCGCGGCCGGGTGCGCCTGTCGCGGGCCCAGGGGTTCCCGTCGCCGGCCCGGGTGCGCCTGTCGCGGGCCCTGGTGCCGCCCCCCGTCCTCCAGGTGCTCCCGCCGGCGCCGCCCCCATGGCGGGCCCGGGTGCCGCCCCCCGTCCTCCAGGGGCTCCCGCAGGCGCCGCGCCCATGGCGGGCCCGGGTGCCGCCCCCCGTCCTCCAGGGGCCCCCACCGGAGCCGCCCCCACGGCGGGCCCGGGCGCTGCACGTCCGCCCGTCGCGGGCCCGGGTGCCCGCCCCGCTCCGCCCGTCGTCGGCGCTCCGGCCCAGGCGGCCCCGGCCGCGTCGGCCAACACGCCCGGCGCCGAGGAGCTGCCCGCGCTGCGCGCGCTCGCCGTGACCCTGAAGGGGCAGAACCACTTCCAGCGGCTCGGCCTCACCGAACAGACCGACGGCGGCGCGGTGAAGGTGGCCTACTTCCGCATGGCCAAGCTCTACCACCCGGACACCCTGCCCCAGGGCGCGCCGCCGGAGCTGGAGAAGCTCAAGGCGGAGGTGTTCGCGTACATCGGCGACGCCTACCGGACGCTCACGGACGACAAGAGCCGCGCGGCCTACCTGGAGGATCTCAAGAGCGGCGGCGGCGACGGCGTGGACATCCAGGCCATCCTCCAGGCCGAGGAGCTCTTCCAGAAGTCCTGCATCCTGGTGAAGGCCCGCAAGTACCCCGAAGCGGTGAAGATGCTCAACGACGCCATCGCCCTCAACGCGGAGGAGCCGGAGTTCTTCGCGTGGCGAGGCTACGCCCGCTTCCTCGCCTCCCCGGACAAGAAGGCCGCCCAGCCGGAGGCGTTCCGGGAAATCCAGGCTGCCATCAAGAAGAACGAGCGCATGGCCCCCGCCCACTACTTCCTGGGCGTCATCGCCAAGCTGTGCGGCGACGCCGGCGGGGCCCTCAAGCACTTCAAACGCACGGTCGAGCTGCAACCCGACCACATCGACGCGATGCGGGAAGTCCGCATGGCGGCCCAAAAGAAGTAG
- a CDS encoding metallophosphoesterase: protein MSLSPFSLLIALGALLGHLYLFWRLVWNLTPRRLPRLFAALVLGVMTLVLVARRYLHRTLPEAPGDVVELVSYSWMGIALCLVLALGGLDVGRALLALGRRLRPEAARASVPPPTPDVDVERRRFLSQATAGGALVLGGGLAGYGSWRAFTAPEVTELVVRIPRLPRALEGLSIVQLTDLHVGPFIQRRFMDELVRRANALKPDLVAITGDLVDGSVPRLGGHVAALGNLQARYGRFFVTGNHDYSSGADAWVAYLRSLDITSLRNQRVSIGDAGGTFDLVGVDDWHGGRRLRQKGYDLDMALAGRDPERAAVLLAHQPANFKVAAKQGVDLQISGHTHGGQLFPMTALIGLSWEHSAGHYQHDDSHIYVSRGCGFWGPPMRLGSPPELVKLVLTS from the coding sequence ATGTCGTTGTCTCCGTTCTCACTGCTCATCGCCCTGGGTGCGCTCCTGGGGCACCTGTATCTGTTCTGGCGGCTCGTGTGGAACCTCACCCCGCGCCGCCTGCCCCGGCTCTTCGCCGCGCTGGTGCTGGGCGTGATGACGCTGGTGCTGGTGGCCCGCCGCTACCTGCACCGCACGCTTCCGGAGGCCCCGGGCGACGTCGTGGAGCTGGTGTCCTATTCGTGGATGGGCATCGCGCTGTGTCTGGTGCTGGCGTTGGGCGGGCTCGATGTGGGTCGGGCCCTGCTGGCGCTGGGCCGGCGGCTTCGTCCGGAGGCGGCCCGCGCGTCCGTGCCTCCGCCCACGCCCGACGTGGACGTGGAGCGGCGGCGCTTCCTCTCCCAGGCCACGGCGGGGGGCGCGCTCGTGCTGGGTGGGGGCCTTGCCGGCTACGGGAGCTGGCGCGCGTTCACCGCGCCGGAGGTGACGGAGCTGGTGGTGCGCATCCCCCGGCTGCCCCGCGCGCTGGAGGGGCTGAGCATCGTGCAGCTCACCGACCTGCACGTCGGGCCCTTCATCCAGCGCCGCTTCATGGATGAGCTGGTGCGGCGGGCCAACGCGCTGAAGCCGGACCTGGTGGCCATCACCGGGGACCTGGTGGACGGCAGCGTGCCCCGGCTGGGCGGCCACGTCGCGGCGCTCGGCAACCTCCAGGCCCGCTATGGGCGCTTCTTCGTCACCGGCAACCATGACTATTCCTCCGGTGCCGACGCGTGGGTGGCGTACCTGCGCTCGCTGGACATCACGTCGCTGCGCAACCAGCGCGTGAGCATCGGGGACGCGGGCGGCACGTTCGACCTGGTGGGCGTGGACGACTGGCACGGCGGACGGCGCCTGCGCCAGAAGGGCTATGACCTGGACATGGCGCTCGCCGGGAGGGATCCGGAGCGCGCCGCGGTGCTGCTCGCGCACCAGCCCGCCAACTTCAAGGTCGCCGCGAAGCAGGGCGTGGACCTCCAGATTTCAGGCCACACCCACGGCGGACAGCTGTTCCCCATGACGGCCCTCATCGGGTTGAGCTGGGAGCACTCCGCCGGCCACTACCAGCACGACGATTCCCACATCTACGTCAGCCGGGGCTGCGGCTTCTGGGGGCCACCGATGCGGCTGGGCAGCCCCCCGGAGCTGGTCAAGCTGGTGCTGACTTCGTGA
- the yhbY gene encoding ribosome assembly RNA-binding protein YhbY: protein MPLTGKERRHLRALGHHLEPVVLVGQSGVTEGVIAAVEQALNDHELIKVKINEGPEGRHEVADRIAADTGSDLAQLLGRTALFFKRRKLKSRFEDILKGPHEPKAVAKPAEEKKPRRR, encoded by the coding sequence ATGCCCCTCACCGGGAAAGAACGCCGCCACCTGCGGGCCCTCGGCCACCACCTGGAGCCGGTGGTCCTCGTCGGCCAGTCCGGCGTCACCGAGGGCGTCATCGCCGCCGTCGAGCAGGCGCTGAACGACCACGAGCTCATCAAGGTGAAGATCAACGAAGGCCCGGAAGGGCGTCACGAAGTCGCTGACCGCATCGCCGCGGACACCGGCTCGGATCTCGCGCAGCTGCTCGGCCGCACCGCCCTCTTCTTCAAGCGGCGCAAGCTGAAGTCCCGCTTCGAGGACATCCTCAAGGGCCCCCACGAGCCCAAGGCCGTCGCCAAGCCGGCCGAAGAGAAGAAGCCGCGCCGCCGTTAG
- a CDS encoding dicarboxylate/amino acid:cation symporter, with protein sequence MNPWARWFRIPFWQRVLGAFVLGALAGWALGDRAGVWLQPLGTLYVQLIRMIATPLVFFAVIHAVSALRGQKSMAKLGGRTFLWFALTAAMAVGVGLGTAALTQPGVGVGQLQAATDFKPRQVPGPVQVLLDVVPTNPFAALAEGKMLQVIFFAGLVGFALVKLGERTARLRELVGQASEAMIQVTRFVLELTPLGTFGLIAALVGTYGFERLLPLGTFVLTLYLACALHVVFVYGGLLLAHGLNPLRFFRGAAPGMQVAFVSSSSFASMPVALRSVTHNLGVNRDYAAFAVPLGATIKMDGCGAIYPAMTSLFIAQYFGLSLSAPQLFIILLASVLGSFGTAGVPGTAVVMTTVVLSAAGLPLEGLGYLLAIDRVLDMMRTLTNVTGQMLVPVLVAREEGLLDLDVYNRASTNVGLEEPPAPTT encoded by the coding sequence ATGAATCCCTGGGCCCGCTGGTTCCGCATCCCCTTCTGGCAGCGCGTCCTGGGCGCCTTCGTCCTGGGCGCCCTGGCCGGCTGGGCGCTGGGCGACAGGGCGGGCGTGTGGCTCCAGCCGCTGGGCACGCTCTACGTCCAGCTCATCCGGATGATCGCCACGCCGCTGGTCTTCTTCGCCGTCATCCACGCGGTGTCCGCGCTGCGCGGCCAGAAGAGCATGGCGAAGCTGGGGGGCCGCACCTTCCTCTGGTTCGCCCTCACCGCCGCCATGGCCGTGGGCGTGGGCCTGGGCACCGCCGCCCTCACCCAGCCGGGCGTGGGCGTGGGCCAGCTCCAGGCGGCCACCGACTTCAAGCCCCGCCAGGTGCCCGGCCCGGTGCAGGTGCTGCTGGACGTGGTGCCCACCAACCCCTTCGCCGCGCTGGCGGAGGGCAAGATGCTCCAGGTCATCTTCTTCGCGGGGCTCGTGGGCTTCGCGCTGGTGAAGCTGGGCGAGCGCACCGCGCGCCTGCGCGAGCTGGTGGGCCAGGCCAGCGAGGCGATGATTCAAGTCACCCGCTTCGTGCTGGAGTTGACGCCGCTGGGCACCTTCGGCCTCATCGCCGCGCTGGTGGGCACCTACGGCTTCGAACGGCTGCTGCCCCTGGGCACCTTCGTGCTCACGCTGTACCTGGCGTGCGCGCTGCACGTCGTCTTCGTGTACGGGGGCCTGCTGCTCGCTCACGGGCTCAACCCGCTGCGCTTCTTCCGGGGCGCCGCGCCCGGCATGCAGGTGGCGTTCGTCAGCTCCTCCAGCTTCGCGTCCATGCCGGTGGCCCTGCGCAGCGTCACCCACAACCTGGGCGTCAACCGCGACTACGCGGCGTTCGCGGTGCCCCTGGGCGCCACCATCAAGATGGACGGCTGCGGGGCCATCTACCCGGCCATGACGTCGCTCTTCATCGCGCAGTACTTCGGCCTGTCGCTGTCCGCGCCCCAGCTCTTCATCATCCTGCTGGCGTCGGTGCTGGGCAGCTTCGGCACCGCGGGCGTCCCGGGCACCGCGGTGGTGATGACCACCGTGGTGCTGAGCGCCGCGGGGCTGCCGCTGGAGGGCCTGGGCTACCTGCTCGCCATCGACCGGGTGCTGGACATGATGCGCACCCTCACCAACGTCACCGGACAGATGCTGGTGCCGGTGCTCGTGGCGCGCGAGGAGGGCCTGCTGGACCTGGACGTCTACAACCGCGCGTCCACCAACGTGGGGCTGGAGGAACCTCCAGCGCCCACGACCTGA
- a CDS encoding Uma2 family endonuclease: protein MAKKPATYADLEALPAHVVGELVAGALYASPRPALRHSSVSSRLGGELMNPFERGRGGPGGWLFLDEPELHLGEDVLVPDLSGWRSERMPHVPNTAATSLAPDWVCEVLSPSTRKLDREAKLPVYAREGVRHVWLMEPRTLTLEVFGLVAGRYTLLLTHTGAAPVRAEPFDAVPLDLPFIWGEPH from the coding sequence ATGGCGAAGAAGCCCGCGACCTATGCGGACCTGGAGGCGCTCCCCGCGCATGTCGTGGGGGAGCTTGTCGCGGGGGCGCTGTATGCAAGCCCACGGCCTGCGCTGCGGCACTCCTCGGTGTCCTCCCGACTTGGAGGGGAGTTGATGAACCCCTTCGAGCGGGGACGAGGCGGACCCGGGGGCTGGTTGTTCCTGGATGAGCCGGAGCTGCACCTGGGCGAGGACGTGCTGGTTCCGGACCTGTCGGGCTGGCGGAGCGAACGGATGCCTCACGTCCCCAATACGGCCGCCACGTCGCTTGCGCCCGATTGGGTCTGCGAGGTGCTGTCTCCCTCCACGCGGAAGCTGGATCGGGAGGCGAAGCTCCCGGTGTACGCGCGGGAGGGCGTGCGGCACGTGTGGCTGATGGAGCCGCGGACGCTCACGCTGGAGGTGTTCGGACTGGTCGCGGGACGCTACACCTTGCTGCTCACGCACACGGGCGCGGCCCCGGTGCGCGCGGAGCCCTTCGACGCGGTGCCGTTGGACCTGCCCTTCATCTGGGGCGAACCCCACTGA
- a CDS encoding catalase: MSSQKQPDAVHIDEKSKDAQLAKDRSEPTGNFLTTDQGIRVEHTDDSLKVGARGPTLLEDFHFREKMTRFDHERIPERVVHARGSAAHGYFQPYESQAKYTRAKFLQDPKKKTPVFVRFSTVAGSRGSADTVRDVRGFAVKFYTEEGNFDLVGNNIPVFFIQDGIKFPDVVHAAKPEPHHEMPQAATAHDSFWDFVSLVPETLHMIMWTMSDRAIPRSYRMMQGFGVHTFRLVDDKNVARFVKFHWKPLLGTHSLVWDEAQKLAGKDPDFHRRDLFEAIEQGDFPEYELGFQIVEEADAQKLGVDLLDATKIIPEEVAPVIPVGKLTLDRNPTNFFAETEQVAFCVANIVPGIDFTDDPLMQARLFSYLDTQLTRLGGPNFAEIPINRPLAPVHNHQQDGFSRHTSNVGRANYFPNSLGGGCPFLASQQQGGFVHTPEQVSGQKLRARPESFKDHYSQAALFFRSLSAPEQEHLIDACRFELGKVETRAIQERVLEHFAKIDALLVSAVAEGLGLPAPKATPVTPKGPPASKALSMEAMKLMTPPSIKTRKVAALVADGVDADELMAVRKELEAQGAQLKVIAKRLGTVKASNGKDVAVDKSAMTTTSVEYDAVFIPGGAASVATLKKDGESRHFVQEAYLHCKTVGASKDADDVLKACEITPTAPGVVSGSIAGNGAALATAFAQAIAKHRHWDRKDHDRVPA, from the coding sequence TTGAGCTCACAGAAGCAGCCGGACGCGGTGCACATCGACGAGAAGAGCAAGGACGCGCAGCTCGCGAAGGATCGCTCGGAGCCCACGGGCAACTTCCTCACCACGGATCAAGGCATCCGCGTCGAGCACACGGACGACTCGCTCAAGGTCGGCGCGCGCGGCCCCACGCTGCTGGAGGACTTCCACTTCCGTGAGAAGATGACCCGCTTCGACCACGAGCGGATCCCCGAGCGCGTCGTCCACGCGCGCGGCTCGGCGGCGCACGGCTACTTCCAGCCCTATGAGTCCCAGGCGAAGTACACCCGGGCGAAGTTCCTCCAGGACCCCAAGAAGAAGACGCCGGTGTTCGTGCGCTTCTCCACCGTCGCGGGCTCGCGCGGCTCCGCGGACACCGTGCGCGACGTGCGCGGCTTCGCGGTGAAGTTCTACACGGAGGAAGGCAACTTCGACCTCGTGGGCAACAACATCCCCGTCTTCTTCATCCAGGACGGCATCAAGTTCCCGGACGTCGTCCACGCCGCCAAGCCGGAGCCCCACCACGAGATGCCCCAGGCGGCGACGGCCCACGACTCCTTCTGGGACTTCGTGTCGCTCGTCCCGGAAACCCTGCACATGATCATGTGGACCATGTCCGACCGCGCCATCCCGCGCAGCTACCGGATGATGCAGGGCTTCGGCGTCCACACCTTCCGCCTCGTGGACGACAAGAACGTCGCGCGGTTCGTGAAGTTCCACTGGAAGCCGCTCCTGGGCACGCACTCGCTCGTCTGGGACGAGGCCCAGAAGCTGGCGGGCAAGGACCCGGACTTCCACCGGCGGGACCTGTTCGAGGCCATCGAACAGGGGGACTTCCCCGAGTACGAGCTGGGCTTCCAGATCGTGGAGGAAGCGGACGCGCAGAAGCTGGGCGTGGACCTGCTGGACGCGACGAAGATCATCCCGGAGGAGGTCGCCCCGGTGATTCCCGTGGGCAAGCTCACGCTGGACCGCAACCCGACGAACTTCTTCGCGGAGACGGAGCAGGTTGCCTTCTGCGTCGCGAACATCGTGCCGGGCATCGACTTCACGGATGACCCGCTGATGCAGGCGCGGCTCTTCTCCTACCTGGACACGCAGCTGACGCGCCTGGGCGGGCCGAACTTCGCGGAGATTCCCATCAACCGTCCGCTGGCGCCGGTGCACAACCACCAGCAGGACGGCTTCAGCCGGCACACGAGCAACGTGGGCCGGGCCAACTACTTCCCGAACTCGCTGGGCGGCGGCTGCCCCTTCCTCGCGTCCCAGCAGCAGGGCGGCTTCGTGCACACGCCGGAGCAGGTGAGCGGGCAGAAGCTGCGCGCGCGCCCGGAGTCCTTCAAGGACCACTACAGCCAGGCCGCGCTCTTCTTCCGCAGCCTCTCCGCGCCGGAGCAGGAGCACCTCATCGACGCCTGCCGCTTCGAGCTGGGCAAGGTGGAGACCCGGGCCATCCAGGAGCGCGTGCTGGAGCACTTCGCGAAGATTGACGCCCTGCTGGTGTCCGCCGTGGCGGAAGGGCTGGGCCTGCCCGCCCCCAAGGCCACGCCCGTCACCCCCAAGGGCCCGCCCGCGTCCAAGGCCCTGAGCATGGAGGCCATGAAGCTCATGACGCCCCCGTCCATCAAGACCCGCAAGGTCGCCGCGCTGGTCGCGGACGGCGTGGACGCGGACGAGCTCATGGCGGTGCGCAAGGAGCTGGAGGCCCAGGGCGCCCAGCTCAAGGTCATCGCCAAGCGCCTGGGCACGGTGAAGGCCTCCAACGGCAAGGACGTGGCGGTGGACAAGAGCGCCATGACCACCACCTCCGTGGAGTACGACGCCGTCTTCATCCCCGGCGGCGCCGCCAGCGTCGCGACGCTCAAGAAGGACGGCGAGTCGCGCCACTTCGTGCAGGAGGCCTACCTGCACTGCAAGACGGTGGGCGCGTCCAAGGACGCCGACGACGTGCTCAAGGCCTGCGAAATCACACCCACCGCGCCTGGTGTCGTCTCCGGCAGCATCGCGGGCAATGGGGCCGCGCTGGCCACGGCGTTCGCCCAGGCCATCGCGAAGCACCGGCACTGGGACCGCAAGGACCACGACCGCGTCCCGGCCTGA